The Candidatus Phaeomarinobacter ectocarpi genome includes a region encoding these proteins:
- a CDS encoding DUF2497 domain-containing protein, whose product MSEQGTQAEPSMEEILASIRRIISEDGEEEGAEGAAASEAEASEAVDAAGDADPAEEEATPIEDLMVADDGADDEDDVLELTDIAEADPEPEPEPEPEPEMAAAPDPEPEPEPAPAPAPEPVVDDPFDTGEDSDLMAIDRTPEPEPEPEPAPVPLAAPIPVANTAPTPEPTSLMSEEATAAATAAFDRLSDDMRISGEGESGTLEGLVQDLLRPMMKAWLDDNLPAIVEAAVAEEVERVGRRRRR is encoded by the coding sequence ATGAGCGAACAAGGCACCCAGGCCGAACCTTCCATGGAAGAAATTCTCGCCTCGATCCGTCGGATTATTTCCGAAGACGGCGAGGAAGAAGGTGCTGAAGGCGCGGCAGCGTCCGAGGCGGAAGCATCTGAAGCTGTCGACGCAGCAGGCGACGCTGACCCGGCTGAGGAAGAAGCAACGCCCATTGAAGACCTGATGGTCGCCGATGATGGCGCGGATGACGAAGATGATGTTCTCGAACTGACGGACATCGCCGAAGCTGACCCGGAACCTGAGCCAGAGCCAGAACCTGAGCCGGAAATGGCTGCAGCGCCTGACCCCGAGCCAGAGCCCGAACCCGCACCCGCACCCGCACCCGAACCGGTTGTGGATGACCCGTTTGACACGGGCGAAGACAGCGATCTCATGGCGATTGATCGCACGCCGGAACCAGAGCCCGAGCCGGAACCGGCCCCGGTACCGCTGGCCGCGCCGATACCGGTTGCCAATACAGCGCCGACACCGGAACCCACATCCTTGATGTCTGAAGAGGCAACTGCTGCCGCGACAGCCGCGTTTGACCGCCTGTCTGATGACATGCGCATCTCAGGCGAAGGTGAATCCGGCACACTGGAAGGCCTCGTTCAGGACCTTCTGCGGCCAATGATGAAGGCCTGGCTGGATGACAATCTGCCCGCCATCGTCGAAGCAGCTGTAGCTGAAGAAGTGGAGCGCGTGGGCCGCCGTCGCCGGCGGTAA
- a CDS encoding serine hydrolase, which yields MMTRLSAVALAFLLFVLPAHAAEEEVLETIFVRDTIERTLFSPELLNRANVEEVVAIVRGLKGTLGGFRGVQKDGQNTYTVFLERGRVPAEIQLDDQGLVTFLFFRQPTASGLTPQEALGGFVRLERSGGGQISLLVTRDGVDQVALAPDTALDAGSTFKMAVLKALMEAVESGTLTMADVVTVDPAWRSLPSGILQDWPEDTPVTLATLATLMISISDNTATDALISILGRDAVEAHLPQKPLITTAEFFKLKADVNNTRARFRAAENESRADVLVDLADAPLPEVTELDDSPSPEIGWPISARELCSLIEDVADQPAMQVNPGVANPEMWEKVAYKGGSNFGAFNMTTRLVDETGTSWCITATWNTEHSALDQAAFTTAYLAMIGSLTQAETP from the coding sequence ATGATGACCCGACTTAGTGCCGTTGCATTGGCGTTCTTGCTTTTTGTTCTGCCGGCCCATGCCGCAGAAGAAGAAGTCCTCGAGACCATATTCGTGCGTGACACAATCGAGCGCACGCTGTTTTCGCCTGAGCTCCTGAACCGCGCCAATGTGGAAGAGGTCGTGGCCATCGTCCGTGGGCTCAAAGGCACGCTGGGCGGATTCCGCGGTGTCCAGAAAGACGGTCAGAACACCTACACGGTGTTTCTGGAGCGCGGCCGTGTGCCTGCTGAAATCCAGCTTGATGATCAGGGGCTGGTCACATTCCTGTTCTTCCGGCAACCAACCGCGTCCGGCCTTACGCCGCAGGAAGCGTTGGGTGGCTTTGTCCGGCTTGAGCGGTCTGGCGGCGGGCAGATTTCATTGCTGGTCACCCGCGATGGTGTGGACCAGGTGGCATTGGCACCGGACACAGCACTGGATGCCGGCTCGACCTTCAAGATGGCTGTTCTCAAGGCACTGATGGAAGCGGTTGAGAGCGGCACGCTGACCATGGCTGACGTGGTGACGGTTGATCCCGCCTGGCGCTCTCTGCCCAGCGGCATCCTCCAGGACTGGCCTGAGGACACGCCGGTGACGCTGGCCACACTGGCCACCTTGATGATTTCCATCTCGGACAACACCGCGACGGATGCGCTGATTTCAATCCTTGGGCGCGACGCGGTCGAAGCGCACCTGCCGCAAAAGCCGCTGATCACGACCGCAGAGTTCTTCAAACTCAAGGCCGATGTGAACAACACCCGGGCCCGCTTCCGGGCGGCTGAGAACGAAAGTCGGGCTGACGTGCTGGTTGATCTGGCCGATGCGCCACTGCCTGAGGTGACCGAACTCGATGACAGCCCGTCGCCTGAAATCGGCTGGCCGATCTCCGCGCGCGAACTTTGCAGTCTCATTGAGGACGTCGCCGATCAGCCTGCCATGCAGGTTAATCCCGGTGTGGCAAACCCTGAAATGTGGGAAAAAGTGGCCTATAAGGGCGGCTCGAATTTCGGGGCCTTCAACATGACCACACGGCTTGTGGATGAAACCGGCACAAGCTGGTGCATCACGGCAACCTGGAACACGGAACACAGTGCTTTGGACCAGGCGGCCTTCACAACCGCATATCTCGCCATGATCGGAAGCCTGACCCAGGCAGAAACCCCCTGA
- the ilvD gene encoding dihydroxy-acid dehydratase, whose product MSANTFDKSKLPSRHVTVGPQRAPHRSYYYAMGLTQEEIDQPFVGVATCWNEAAPCNIALQRQAQSVKQGVKEASGTPREFCTITVTDGIAMGHQGMKSSLVSRDVIADSVELTMRGHCYDALVGLAGCDKSLPGMMMSMLRLNVPSVFMYGGSILPGQFKGKDVTVLDVFEGVGQHSAGNMSDEDLHELECIACPSAGACGGQFTANTMACVSEAIGLALPNSAGAPAPYESRDEYAAASGRAVMELVKTGLRPRDICTRKAFENAATVVAASGGSTNAGLHLPAMAAEAGIDFDLMEVCEIFKKTPYVADLKPGGNYVAKDMYEAGGVPMLLKTLHEGGFLHGDCVTVTGKTLEENLSEIEWNPDQKVIYPVSNPITPTGGVVGLQGSLAPEGAIVKVAGLEKQQFSGPARCFDCEEEAFEAVENRQYKEGEVLIIRYEGPKGGPGMREMLSTTSALYGQGMGDKVALITDGRFSGATRGFCIGHVGPEAAEGGPIGLIEDGDIITIDAEAGTLDLDVAEDVMAERKKNWKPRKTDYNSGTLWKYVQLVGPARGGALTHPGAKEETHVYADI is encoded by the coding sequence ATGAGTGCCAACACATTTGATAAATCGAAGCTGCCGAGCCGCCACGTTACGGTCGGCCCGCAGCGCGCTCCGCATCGCTCGTACTACTATGCGATGGGCCTTACGCAGGAAGAGATTGATCAACCATTTGTGGGTGTGGCCACCTGCTGGAACGAGGCTGCGCCATGCAACATCGCGTTGCAGCGTCAGGCCCAGTCTGTGAAGCAGGGTGTCAAGGAAGCGTCGGGCACACCGCGTGAATTCTGCACCATCACCGTGACGGACGGCATTGCCATGGGTCATCAGGGCATGAAGTCATCCCTGGTCAGCCGTGATGTCATTGCGGACTCCGTTGAGCTCACCATGCGCGGCCATTGCTATGACGCGCTTGTTGGCCTCGCAGGCTGTGACAAAAGCCTTCCGGGCATGATGATGTCCATGCTGCGTCTCAACGTGCCAAGCGTTTTCATGTATGGCGGCTCCATTTTGCCGGGCCAATTCAAGGGCAAGGACGTAACCGTTCTTGATGTCTTTGAAGGCGTCGGCCAGCACTCTGCCGGCAACATGTCTGACGAAGACCTGCATGAGCTTGAATGCATTGCATGCCCGAGCGCAGGCGCCTGCGGTGGTCAATTCACAGCCAACACCATGGCCTGCGTGTCGGAAGCCATCGGTCTCGCACTGCCAAATTCGGCTGGTGCTCCTGCACCCTATGAAAGCCGTGACGAGTACGCAGCCGCCTCTGGTCGCGCCGTCATGGAACTGGTCAAGACGGGTTTGCGCCCACGCGACATCTGCACGCGCAAGGCATTTGAAAACGCGGCCACGGTCGTGGCGGCCTCCGGCGGCTCGACCAATGCCGGTCTGCATCTTCCTGCCATGGCGGCAGAAGCAGGCATTGATTTCGACCTGATGGAAGTCTGCGAGATTTTCAAGAAGACGCCCTATGTGGCTGACCTCAAGCCAGGCGGCAATTACGTTGCCAAGGACATGTACGAAGCCGGTGGCGTTCCAATGCTGCTCAAGACACTCCACGAGGGTGGGTTCCTGCATGGTGACTGCGTTACGGTCACCGGCAAAACACTGGAGGAAAACCTCTCCGAGATCGAGTGGAACCCGGACCAGAAAGTCATCTATCCGGTGTCCAACCCAATCACTCCAACCGGCGGCGTTGTCGGTCTTCAGGGATCACTGGCACCGGAAGGCGCCATCGTGAAAGTGGCCGGTCTTGAGAAGCAGCAGTTCTCAGGCCCCGCGCGCTGCTTTGATTGCGAAGAGGAAGCCTTCGAGGCGGTTGAAAACCGTCAGTACAAGGAAGGCGAGGTCCTGATCATTCGCTATGAAGGGCCCAAGGGTGGTCCGGGCATGCGCGAAATGCTGTCCACCACGTCTGCGCTCTATGGCCAGGGCATGGGCGACAAGGTTGCGCTCATCACCGATGGTCGCTTCTCAGGCGCGACACGCGGGTTCTGCATCGGCCATGTGGGTCCAGAAGCTGCCGAAGGAGGTCCCATCGGCCTCATCGAGGATGGCGACATCATCACCATTGATGCGGAAGCCGGGACACTTGATCTCGACGTTGCCGAAGATGTGATGGCTGAGCGGAAGAAAAACTGGAAACCGCGCAAGACCGACTATAATTCCGGCACATTGTGGAAATATGTTCAGCTTGTCGGCCCGGCCCGGGGCGGCGCATTGACCCATCCGGGCGCAAAGGAAGAAACGCATGTTTATGCGGATATCTAA
- a CDS encoding protein-L-isoaspartate O-methyltransferase family protein: MLDFASARYNMIESQIRPNDVTDKSVLQAMLDTPRELFVPAAKRSVAYQDEDFVIHTSDDGVQRFIMEPRVLARLLQFADIKPGALVLYVGAGLGYGPAVVSKLAETVVALESDATLAGHASQNLTEAGADNVAVIEGALQQGCPDQAPFDAIVVDGALPEAPADLCSQLKDGGKLVCVIGRGLAGKAHVFEATGGEASARVEFSAAVAPAPGFEKPDAFVF; the protein is encoded by the coding sequence ATGCTCGATTTTGCTTCTGCTCGCTACAACATGATCGAAAGCCAGATCCGTCCCAATGACGTGACGGATAAATCGGTTCTTCAGGCCATGCTGGACACGCCACGCGAGCTTTTCGTGCCTGCTGCCAAGCGATCTGTGGCTTATCAGGACGAAGACTTCGTCATTCACACATCTGATGACGGCGTTCAGCGCTTCATCATGGAGCCTCGTGTGCTTGCTCGGCTTCTGCAGTTCGCAGACATCAAGCCGGGTGCTCTGGTGCTCTATGTGGGCGCAGGACTGGGGTATGGCCCTGCGGTGGTGTCAAAACTGGCTGAAACCGTGGTTGCTCTCGAGAGCGATGCCACACTGGCCGGTCATGCGAGCCAAAACCTCACCGAAGCCGGCGCAGACAATGTGGCAGTCATTGAAGGTGCCTTGCAGCAAGGCTGTCCGGATCAGGCACCCTTTGACGCGATTGTTGTGGATGGTGCGCTGCCGGAAGCCCCGGCGGACCTATGCAGCCAGCTCAAGGATGGCGGGAAGCTCGTGTGTGTGATTGGCCGGGGACTGGCCGGCAAGGCGCACGTATTTGAGGCAACCGGCGGGGAAGCAAGCGCGCGGGTGGAGTTCAGCGCCGCTGTGGCACCGGCGCCGGGCTTTGAGAAACCTGACGCCTTTGTCTTTTAG
- a CDS encoding TolC family outer membrane protein, producing the protein MSNFSADFLVKKLRNSASLAALSLSLVFAGGMSVASAESLQDALVATYGSNPTLQAARAELRATDENVNQALANWRPSISATGTSQFSQSDNDLRAGAGFAALSSSKDDRTTNTGTVTVQQNIFRGGRTVSQTRQAKAQVAAGRAQLTSTEQDVLLSAVTAYMDVLRDTATVELNQNNVSVLQRQLEASQDRFDVGEITRTDVAQSEARLSRSESSLIQAQANLINSRATYERVVGSAPGTLQAAPDLPPLPESEDAALATATVNNPTLAAARFAEEASRHAIRTAQGSLLPTLTVQGDYSQSDNPSTTVKSSESASVTGRLTIPLYQSGAEYSQIRQAKQLNSQSRLQIREATRSVEEGVASAWENYRAANARIVSDREQVRANEIALDGVQQEAQVGSRTTLDVLDAEQELLDSRVALVTSERNAYVAAYQLLSAIGRLNANYLALPVDQYDPSENYDDVSGQWIGWGIDDEPDDVAPESGTDAASQL; encoded by the coding sequence TTGAGCAATTTTTCAGCGGACTTCCTGGTCAAGAAGCTGCGCAATAGCGCTTCTCTTGCAGCACTCTCGCTCTCACTCGTATTTGCCGGCGGCATGTCCGTCGCATCTGCAGAATCTCTGCAGGACGCCCTTGTGGCGACATACGGGTCGAACCCGACGCTTCAGGCTGCCCGCGCGGAGCTGCGCGCGACCGATGAAAACGTCAACCAGGCACTGGCCAATTGGCGTCCGTCAATTTCCGCGACCGGAACCAGCCAGTTCTCCCAGTCGGACAATGATCTGCGCGCCGGAGCGGGGTTTGCCGCCCTTAGCAGCTCAAAGGATGACCGGACGACGAACACCGGCACCGTCACCGTGCAGCAAAACATCTTCCGTGGGGGACGCACAGTCTCCCAGACACGCCAGGCCAAGGCACAGGTTGCCGCTGGGCGCGCGCAACTGACCAGCACAGAGCAGGACGTGCTGCTAAGTGCTGTGACGGCCTATATGGACGTGCTGCGCGATACGGCCACGGTCGAACTCAATCAGAACAATGTCAGCGTGTTGCAGCGCCAGCTTGAAGCCTCACAGGACCGTTTCGACGTCGGCGAAATCACCCGGACAGACGTGGCACAGTCAGAAGCCCGCCTCAGCCGCTCTGAATCATCGCTCATTCAGGCGCAGGCCAATCTGATCAACTCACGTGCCACCTATGAACGGGTGGTGGGATCAGCACCCGGCACGCTTCAGGCCGCACCTGATCTGCCGCCACTACCTGAAAGCGAAGACGCAGCGCTCGCGACAGCCACTGTCAACAATCCGACACTGGCGGCGGCACGCTTTGCCGAAGAAGCCTCGCGTCACGCCATTCGGACGGCGCAGGGCAGTCTGCTGCCGACATTGACCGTGCAGGGTGACTACAGCCAGTCAGACAATCCCAGTACGACTGTGAAGAGTTCTGAAAGCGCGTCCGTTACCGGTCGGCTGACCATCCCGCTGTATCAGTCGGGTGCTGAGTACAGCCAGATCCGTCAGGCGAAACAGCTGAACAGCCAATCGCGCCTGCAGATCCGCGAAGCGACTCGCTCGGTTGAAGAAGGCGTTGCAAGTGCCTGGGAAAACTACCGGGCCGCCAATGCGCGTATCGTGTCCGATCGCGAACAGGTACGCGCCAACGAGATCGCCCTCGACGGTGTTCAGCAGGAAGCTCAGGTCGGCTCGCGTACAACTCTGGACGTTCTGGATGCCGAGCAGGAGTTGCTGGACTCACGCGTCGCCCTGGTGACATCCGAGCGCAATGCCTATGTGGCTGCATATCAATTGCTGTCTGCCATCGGTCGCCTGAATGCCAACTATCTGGCTCTTCCCGTTGACCAGTATGATCCCAGCGAAAACTACGACGATGTGAGCGGACAGTGGATCGGCTGGGGCATTGATGACGAGCCGGATGATGTGGCTCCCGAATCAGGCACCGACGCAGCGTCTCAGCTCTAA
- a CDS encoding ABC transporter substrate-binding protein, whose protein sequence is MTLILRFLSPLAVLVAMWLPSAASAQTCPIDRPVVFAGLDWDSARFHNAVAERLLSAGYGCETANIPGSTIPLTNGLARGDIDVMMEVWRNNLAAAWVKAVDRGQVVDIGANFPDAVQGWYVPRYVVEGPDAPAPDLKHVSDLPNYTDLFKDREEPGKGRFYNCITGWSCEIVNTRKLKAYGLDDLYTNFRSGTSEALSAAVAGAVRRKRPILFYYWEPTWLAGLHDLVRLEEPAYDQDAFSALRDPDLPLLTGVEYPVAAVAIGVNTEFEAAAPDIIDLLKAYNTTSQMVSNVLAQMRENDLSDEEAADWFLSTHPDHWADWVSDDARARILAALPEQ, encoded by the coding sequence ATGACACTTATTCTCAGATTTCTTTCACCTCTCGCAGTGCTCGTGGCTATGTGGCTGCCGTCTGCTGCATCTGCGCAGACATGTCCCATCGATCGACCGGTGGTCTTTGCAGGTCTCGACTGGGACTCCGCCCGTTTTCACAATGCGGTTGCGGAGCGGCTTCTCTCTGCCGGCTATGGATGCGAAACGGCCAACATTCCAGGTTCCACCATTCCTCTCACCAACGGTCTCGCCCGCGGCGACATTGATGTGATGATGGAAGTCTGGCGCAACAATCTGGCTGCCGCCTGGGTCAAGGCTGTGGATCGTGGTCAGGTTGTGGATATCGGCGCCAACTTCCCCGACGCCGTGCAGGGCTGGTACGTGCCTCGCTATGTGGTGGAAGGGCCTGACGCCCCTGCCCCGGATCTAAAGCATGTCAGCGACCTGCCCAACTACACGGACCTGTTCAAGGACCGCGAAGAGCCGGGCAAAGGCCGGTTCTACAATTGCATAACCGGTTGGTCCTGCGAGATCGTCAATACGCGCAAGCTCAAGGCGTATGGACTTGATGATCTGTACACAAACTTTCGCTCCGGTACGAGCGAAGCGCTGTCAGCTGCCGTTGCTGGCGCTGTCCGGCGCAAACGTCCGATCCTGTTCTACTACTGGGAGCCAACATGGCTGGCCGGGCTGCATGACCTCGTAAGGCTGGAAGAACCCGCCTACGATCAGGATGCCTTCAGCGCCTTGCGGGACCCGGACCTGCCCCTGCTGACCGGCGTGGAATATCCCGTTGCGGCGGTTGCGATTGGCGTGAACACCGAGTTTGAAGCAGCGGCGCCAGATATCATCGACCTGCTGAAAGCGTACAACACCACGTCGCAAATGGTATCCAATGTGCTGGCGCAAATGCGGGAAAACGACCTGTCGGATGAGGAAGCTGCCGATTGGTTTCTCTCAACCCATCCTGACCACTGGGCCGACTGGGTGTCAGACGATGCACGAGCACGCATTCTTGCGGCTCTGCCCGAACAGTAA
- a CDS encoding bifunctional transcriptional activator/DNA repair enzyme AdaA, whose product MLDFSTCLNAMRQRDAAFDGLFFIGVRTTGIYCRPVCRVKTPMEKNVTFYPSAAAAEQAGFRPCLRCRPETAPFSPAWNGTRTTADRAMRLIAQGALNEGSVEDLAERLGIGARHLSRLLQEHIGASPKQIAQTLRTHTAKRLLDETDMSMADIAIEAGFGSTRRFNAAFNKLYGRPPSSFRKKKAALRRAVTSRRASAPGSTSAPPA is encoded by the coding sequence ATGCTCGATTTCTCCACATGCCTGAATGCGATGCGTCAGCGCGATGCCGCGTTTGACGGGCTGTTTTTTATCGGTGTGCGGACGACCGGCATTTACTGTCGGCCGGTCTGCCGGGTGAAAACACCCATGGAAAAGAATGTGACGTTTTATCCAAGTGCCGCGGCAGCGGAGCAGGCCGGGTTTCGACCCTGTCTGAGGTGTCGGCCTGAAACTGCGCCCTTCAGCCCGGCCTGGAACGGCACACGCACAACGGCGGATCGCGCCATGCGGCTCATTGCGCAAGGCGCGCTCAACGAGGGATCTGTTGAAGATCTGGCTGAGCGTCTTGGCATTGGTGCACGGCATTTGAGCCGCCTGCTGCAGGAACACATCGGCGCGTCGCCAAAGCAGATTGCGCAGACACTGCGAACCCACACGGCAAAGCGGCTGCTGGATGAAACGGACATGTCCATGGCGGACATCGCCATCGAAGCAGGCTTTGGCAGTACACGGCGCTTCAATGCGGCATTCAACAAGCTCTATGGGCGCCCGCCCTCGTCGTTCCGGAAAAAGAAGGCTGCGCTGCGACGCGCCGTTACTTCACGACGGGCATCCGCGCCCGGTTCTACCAGCGCGCCCCCCGCATAA
- a CDS encoding valine--tRNA ligase, with translation MLEKSFQPQTAEPRIYAEWEETGAFKGGDPERVAAGATPYSIVIPPPNVTGSLHMGHALNNTLQDILIRFERMRGKDVLWQPGTDHAGIATQAVVERQLAEQGNNSSRREMGRDAFIERVWEWKAESGSTITNQLRRLGASCDWSRERFTMDDGMSKAVLKVFVQLYKEGLIYKDKRLVNWDPTLETAISDLEVVPTDVNGHLWHFRYPLADGKTYEFPTEHDDDGNPIAHETRDYIVVATTRPETMLGDTGVAVNAEDERYKHLIGSHVVLPITGRRIPIVADEHADPTQGSGAVKITPAHDFNDFEVGRRNDLRMINILDTRGKLLLDSNEAFLEGAPQAHEAVTAYHGKDRFDVRKEIVSALDELGMLDKIDDHRHAIPYGDRSNDVIEPFLTDQWYVDAATLAKPAIEAVEKGETTFVPKNWEKTYFEWMRNIQPWCISRQLWWGHRIPAWYGPDKEVFVAQTEEDAYEQAEIHYGKRVDLERDEDVLDTWFSSGLWPFSTQGWPEETPELGRYYGTDVLVTAFDIIFFWVARMMMFGLHFMKEVPFKDVYIHALVRDDKGAKMSKSKGNVIDPLELIDTYGADALRFTLTAMAAQGRDIKLSTSRVEGYRNFGTKLWNAARFCQMNECSRVKGFDVSTVTSTPNKWIAGETRRTAAKVTEALEGYRFNEAAGALYHFVWDVYCDWYVELIKPVLYGTDEATKAETRATAAWALDQILLMLHPMMPFLTEELWKDGVEGPARTSMLVSAEWPTYSAELGDAAADAEIDWIIRLVSEVRSVRAQMNVPAGAKIPLVLRGASAETIDRIARNKDMIERLARLDSIKASDETPAGAIQSVVDEATLFLPLADVIDIDAERARLAKEIGKIDGEIKKIDGKLGNEKFLSKAPEAVIEEQRERRTDAEQTRAKLADALGRLEGAA, from the coding sequence ATGCTTGAGAAGTCCTTCCAGCCTCAGACGGCTGAGCCACGTATCTATGCCGAGTGGGAAGAAACCGGTGCCTTCAAGGGCGGTGATCCCGAGCGCGTCGCAGCGGGTGCCACGCCATATTCAATCGTCATTCCCCCTCCCAATGTGACGGGCTCCCTGCATATGGGACACGCCCTCAACAATACGTTGCAGGACATTCTGATCCGGTTTGAACGCATGCGGGGCAAGGACGTGTTGTGGCAGCCAGGGACGGATCATGCGGGCATCGCGACTCAGGCAGTCGTCGAACGTCAGCTTGCTGAGCAGGGCAACAATTCGTCGCGTCGTGAAATGGGCCGGGATGCCTTTATCGAGCGCGTCTGGGAATGGAAGGCTGAGAGCGGCAGCACGATTACCAATCAGCTGCGCCGCCTTGGTGCTTCGTGTGACTGGTCGCGCGAGCGCTTCACTATGGATGACGGCATGTCCAAAGCCGTCCTCAAGGTGTTTGTCCAGCTCTACAAGGAAGGCCTGATCTACAAGGACAAGCGCCTTGTGAACTGGGACCCCACGCTTGAGACCGCGATCTCAGACCTCGAAGTCGTGCCCACGGACGTCAACGGACATCTATGGCATTTCCGCTATCCGCTTGCCGATGGAAAAACCTATGAGTTTCCAACGGAGCATGACGACGACGGCAACCCGATCGCCCATGAAACACGCGATTACATTGTTGTCGCCACAACGCGTCCGGAAACCATGCTGGGTGACACCGGCGTCGCTGTTAATGCAGAAGACGAGCGCTACAAGCATCTGATCGGCTCGCATGTGGTGCTGCCAATCACCGGTCGCCGCATTCCCATTGTTGCGGACGAGCACGCCGACCCGACACAGGGCTCAGGTGCTGTGAAGATCACGCCCGCGCATGACTTCAATGACTTTGAAGTTGGCCGCCGGAACGATCTGCGCATGATCAACATTCTGGATACACGTGGGAAGCTCCTGCTCGACAGCAACGAGGCCTTCCTTGAAGGCGCACCGCAGGCTCATGAGGCCGTTACCGCCTATCATGGCAAGGACCGTTTTGATGTCCGCAAGGAGATCGTCTCAGCACTTGATGAGCTGGGAATGCTCGACAAGATTGATGATCATCGCCACGCCATTCCCTATGGTGACCGGTCCAATGATGTCATCGAACCGTTTCTGACAGACCAGTGGTATGTGGACGCCGCAACACTCGCCAAGCCCGCCATTGAAGCGGTGGAGAAAGGCGAAACGACCTTCGTTCCAAAGAACTGGGAAAAGACCTATTTCGAATGGATGCGGAACATCCAGCCCTGGTGCATCTCACGGCAACTGTGGTGGGGGCATCGGATTCCGGCCTGGTATGGCCCGGACAAGGAAGTGTTCGTCGCCCAGACAGAAGAAGATGCTTACGAGCAGGCTGAAATTCACTATGGCAAGCGTGTTGATCTGGAGCGGGACGAAGACGTTCTGGATACCTGGTTCAGCTCCGGCCTGTGGCCGTTCTCAACCCAGGGCTGGCCCGAAGAAACGCCAGAGCTTGGTCGTTATTACGGCACAGATGTTCTGGTAACAGCCTTTGACATCATCTTCTTCTGGGTTGCCCGGATGATGATGTTTGGTCTTCACTTCATGAAGGAAGTTCCGTTCAAGGACGTTTACATCCATGCCCTGGTTCGTGATGACAAGGGCGCCAAGATGTCCAAGTCCAAGGGCAATGTCATTGACCCTCTGGAATTGATCGATACCTATGGCGCCGATGCGTTGCGTTTTACGCTGACCGCGATGGCGGCGCAGGGGCGTGACATCAAACTTTCCACGTCCCGTGTAGAGGGCTACCGAAACTTCGGTACCAAGTTGTGGAACGCCGCACGCTTCTGCCAGATGAACGAGTGCTCGCGCGTTAAAGGCTTTGACGTCTCCACCGTGACCAGCACACCGAACAAGTGGATCGCCGGTGAAACACGCCGGACGGCTGCCAAAGTCACCGAGGCGCTAGAAGGCTACCGCTTCAATGAAGCGGCGGGCGCGCTTTATCACTTCGTCTGGGATGTCTATTGCGACTGGTATGTGGAGCTCATCAAGCCCGTGCTTTACGGCACGGACGAAGCCACCAAGGCTGAAACCCGCGCCACTGCGGCATGGGCGCTGGATCAGATCTTGCTGATGCTCCACCCCATGATGCCGTTCCTGACAGAGGAACTATGGAAGGATGGTGTTGAAGGGCCCGCACGGACCAGCATGCTGGTATCAGCTGAGTGGCCGACCTACAGCGCCGAACTCGGTGACGCTGCAGCGGATGCTGAGATCGACTGGATCATCCGGCTGGTGTCTGAAGTGCGGTCCGTCCGTGCGCAGATGAATGTTCCCGCGGGGGCCAAAATCCCGCTCGTCCTGCGGGGGGCCTCTGCTGAAACCATTGACCGCATCGCGCGCAACAAGGACATGATCGAGCGACTTGCCCGGCTCGACAGCATCAAGGCCAGTGATGAAACGCCCGCAGGCGCCATTCAGTCCGTTGTGGATGAAGCGACGCTCTTCCTGCCGCTTGCTGACGTCATTGATATCGACGCAGAGCGCGCGCGCCTTGCGAAGGAAATCGGCAAGATCGATGGCGAGATCAAGAAGATCGACGGCAAACTTGGCAATGAAAAATTCCTGTCCAAGGCACCGGAAGCTGTCATCGAAGAACAGCGCGAACGGCGCACTGATGCTGAACAAACCCGCGCCAAACTGGCGGATGCTCTTGGTCGCCTGGAAGGGGCTGCGTAA